One window of Natrinema sp. SYSU A 869 genomic DNA carries:
- a CDS encoding plastocyanin/azurin family copper-binding protein — MNDQLSRRTVLGVTSGAIATGLAGCLTGNDQQENNDGQNSDAAGQTDEEDGHDDSHEEDDHGSHTEDLNGPSAEAEVAMTTTDSGDHFEPHVVWVESGGSVNWTNKSGSHSTTAYHPENDEPQLVPDETAAWDSGVLSEPEATFDRAFETEGVYHYYCTPHETAGMIGSIIVGHPDLEAQPALEEPPSEKSDAVREKLTGLNETVRGTLNGDNTDDDNHADNDSHANDDGHDDHNH; from the coding sequence ATGAATGACCAGCTATCTCGACGGACTGTACTTGGCGTAACCAGCGGTGCAATCGCGACCGGGCTTGCTGGTTGTTTGACTGGGAACGACCAACAGGAGAATAACGACGGTCAAAACTCGGATGCCGCTGGCCAGACTGACGAGGAGGACGGTCACGATGATTCTCACGAGGAGGATGACCATGGAAGCCATACTGAGGATCTCAACGGCCCCTCGGCGGAAGCGGAGGTGGCGATGACCACTACCGATTCAGGGGACCACTTCGAACCGCACGTCGTTTGGGTCGAGAGCGGAGGGAGCGTCAACTGGACTAACAAGAGCGGCAGTCACTCGACGACCGCCTATCACCCGGAAAACGACGAACCGCAGCTCGTCCCCGACGAGACAGCCGCCTGGGACAGCGGCGTTCTTTCGGAACCGGAAGCGACTTTCGATCGCGCGTTCGAAACCGAGGGCGTTTACCATTACTACTGCACCCCCCACGAGACGGCTGGAATGATCGGGAGCATCATCGTCGGTCACCCTGACTTGGAGGCCCAACCCGCACTGGAGGAACCACCTTCGGAGAAATCCGATGCTGTTCGTGAAAAGCTTACAGGTCTGAATGAGACGGTGAGGGGCACACTCAACGGCGATAATACCGATGATGACAATCACGCTGATAACGATAGCCACGCTAATGACGACGGCCACGACGATCACAATCACTGA
- a CDS encoding inorganic phosphate transporter — MEPTTILLFATAAVASLFMAWVIGAGSSGATPFAPAVGANAIPTMRAAFFVGILGFAGAVTQGGNVSEAVGNGLVEGISLPVVGVIVVLLIGAGLMTIGIYTGYPIATAFTVTGSVIGVGFALGGDPAWEKYAEIGAVWVLTPFVGGGIAYGIASVLPRPDVPEDVSIPILAGIVGTVVANLEFVFLSSIGGTLAAAGTTLVSVDGAIATIAISLGFGALTAAIVRWDVRRDQAGGLRRFLLSLGALVAFSAGASQVGLAVGPLFPLLEDLPTVSPIAVLLGGGVGILVGSWTSAPRMIKSISQEYASLGPRRSISTLVPSFLIAQTAVLLGVPVSFNEIIVSAIVGSGFAVAGGNGISPRKLGVTVVAWVGSFVLAFGLGYGSMLLAGS, encoded by the coding sequence ATGGAACCCACAACGATACTACTATTCGCCACCGCTGCCGTCGCGAGCCTGTTCATGGCCTGGGTGATCGGTGCCGGCTCGAGCGGCGCGACGCCCTTCGCACCAGCCGTCGGCGCGAACGCGATTCCGACGATGCGTGCAGCGTTTTTCGTTGGAATTCTCGGCTTCGCCGGTGCAGTGACCCAGGGTGGGAACGTCTCCGAAGCCGTCGGCAACGGCCTCGTCGAGGGAATCAGCCTCCCGGTTGTCGGTGTCATCGTCGTCTTGCTGATCGGCGCCGGACTGATGACGATCGGCATCTACACCGGGTATCCGATCGCGACCGCGTTCACCGTGACTGGATCGGTCATCGGCGTCGGCTTCGCACTCGGCGGCGATCCAGCCTGGGAGAAGTACGCCGAAATCGGCGCAGTCTGGGTGCTCACGCCGTTCGTCGGCGGGGGCATCGCCTACGGAATCGCGAGCGTCCTTCCGCGACCAGACGTTCCCGAAGACGTCAGCATTCCAATACTCGCTGGAATCGTCGGCACCGTCGTCGCGAATCTCGAGTTTGTGTTTCTCTCATCGATCGGGGGAACGCTCGCCGCTGCCGGGACCACTCTGGTTTCCGTCGACGGTGCCATCGCAACGATCGCGATCTCGCTCGGGTTCGGGGCGCTCACCGCGGCCATCGTCCGCTGGGATGTCAGGCGTGATCAGGCTGGCGGACTGCGACGGTTCCTGCTATCACTCGGGGCGCTCGTGGCTTTCTCGGCGGGAGCGAGTCAGGTCGGGCTAGCCGTCGGGCCGCTGTTCCCGCTGCTCGAGGATCTGCCGACGGTGTCGCCGATCGCGGTCCTGCTCGGCGGCGGTGTCGGGATCCTCGTCGGCTCCTGGACGAGTGCACCCCGGATGATCAAGTCGATCTCCCAGGAGTACGCGTCGCTGGGGCCGCGCCGATCGATCTCGACGCTCGTCCCCTCGTTTCTCATCGCACAGACCGCGGTCCTGCTAGGGGTGCCGGTCTCGTTCAACGAGATAATCGTGAGTGCCATCGTCGGCAGCGGGTTCGCGGTCGCTGGCGGGAACGGTATCAGCCCCCGAAAGCTAGGAGTCACCGTCGTCGCCTGGGTCGGATCGTTCGTTCTTGCGTTCGGACTCGGCTACGGATCGATGCTACTCGCGGGTAGCTGA
- a CDS encoding DUF6691 family protein — protein MSRNRHPLFMPLILLGGLIFGFGLAYSHMARPEVVLDFLQFDDFGLPFVMFGAAIVSGIAFAVMPRIRDIAPLTGDVYGRRLKPFDRNVLIGGGIFGVGWGLSGICPGAAYASLGIGNVTILWALVGMFAGAYLQGVWRSKRTAAETAPAGAD, from the coding sequence ATGAGTAGAAATCGTCATCCCCTGTTCATGCCGCTGATCCTCCTCGGCGGCCTCATCTTCGGCTTCGGCCTCGCCTATAGCCACATGGCCCGGCCGGAAGTCGTACTGGACTTCCTCCAGTTCGACGACTTCGGCCTGCCGTTCGTCATGTTCGGCGCCGCGATCGTCTCCGGAATTGCCTTCGCGGTCATGCCCCGGATACGCGATATCGCACCGCTGACGGGCGACGTGTACGGTCGTCGGCTAAAGCCGTTCGACCGAAACGTCCTGATCGGCGGCGGGATCTTCGGCGTCGGCTGGGGTCTGTCGGGGATCTGCCCCGGTGCGGCCTACGCCAGCCTCGGGATCGGGAACGTCACCATCCTGTGGGCGCTCGTTGGCATGTTCGCCGGCGCCTACCTGCAGGGGGTCTGGCGTAGCAAGCGCACCGCGGCCGAAACTGCACCGGCAGGTGCCGACTAA
- a CDS encoding NAD-binding protein — MSLWKSRRPVYYFVLVAVSTVFFTLLYNYGMTAWEDRPQPLYRSLQIVFQTYTTTGYGEDAPWRTPQMNLLMIGVQLAGIGLILTAADVFAVPWLRNALAPSVPMATNLEDHVIICEYSPRGEAFISELESRGREYVIVEPDGERATALHEDEYRIVHGDPESTEALENAGVKRATAVVADAADDTNASIVLSAKEVNPDVRIVTLVEDVTLDEYHRIAGADDVLSPRQLLGESLAHQVPTAVTTVIDDAVELGNDLELVELSIEAGSNLCNRTAEEAQLRERFGVDVVGVWIDGQFESPLDPAMELDDDVRLLVAGEPEQIAALREEATSSVQSFSSQRVLIAGYGEAGSTAADALADTNSDVTVIDREEKEGVDVVGDARDPDIFREAGVDGASAVIVTLNDDTTAIFTTLIVSDLNPDVDVIVRANEPESEGKLYRAGAAYVQSLATVSGRMLASTIFEDESVLAVDKQIDVVKLPVGRLAGQTLAEADIRSETGSIVLVVVRDGETIAEFDPATFEFEPDDEVVIGGTDESVHRFETMFLREE; from the coding sequence ATGTCGCTGTGGAAATCTCGTCGTCCCGTTTACTACTTCGTACTGGTTGCCGTATCGACCGTCTTCTTTACGCTCCTGTACAACTACGGCATGACCGCGTGGGAAGACCGCCCGCAGCCGCTGTATCGATCCCTCCAGATTGTCTTTCAGACGTACACGACGACGGGATACGGCGAGGATGCGCCGTGGCGGACGCCGCAGATGAACCTGTTGATGATCGGGGTGCAACTCGCCGGAATCGGGCTCATTCTCACCGCCGCGGACGTGTTCGCAGTTCCGTGGCTCCGGAACGCGCTCGCGCCGTCGGTGCCAATGGCGACGAATCTGGAGGATCACGTCATCATCTGTGAGTACTCTCCGCGCGGCGAAGCGTTCATCTCGGAACTCGAATCTCGGGGTCGGGAATACGTGATCGTCGAACCCGACGGCGAACGGGCGACGGCCCTCCATGAGGACGAGTATCGGATCGTTCACGGCGATCCCGAGTCGACCGAGGCACTTGAGAACGCGGGCGTCAAGCGGGCGACGGCCGTCGTGGCCGATGCCGCCGACGACACCAACGCGAGTATCGTCCTCTCCGCGAAGGAGGTAAACCCGGACGTCCGGATCGTAACGCTTGTCGAAGACGTGACACTCGATGAGTACCACCGGATCGCAGGTGCTGACGACGTCCTGTCTCCCCGACAACTCTTAGGAGAGAGCCTCGCTCACCAAGTCCCGACGGCCGTCACGACAGTGATTGATGACGCTGTTGAACTCGGGAATGATCTGGAGCTGGTCGAACTCTCCATTGAGGCGGGGAGTAACCTCTGTAACCGGACCGCCGAGGAGGCGCAGCTTCGGGAACGGTTCGGTGTCGACGTCGTCGGCGTGTGGATCGACGGGCAGTTCGAAAGTCCGCTCGATCCGGCCATGGAACTGGACGACGACGTTCGACTGTTGGTCGCCGGCGAACCGGAGCAGATCGCGGCCCTACGCGAGGAAGCGACGTCGTCCGTCCAATCATTTTCGTCCCAGCGCGTCCTCATAGCCGGGTACGGCGAGGCAGGGTCGACCGCTGCTGACGCCCTCGCCGACACGAATTCGGACGTAACCGTAATCGATCGAGAGGAGAAGGAGGGTGTCGACGTCGTGGGAGACGCCAGGGACCCGGACATCTTTCGCGAGGCCGGCGTCGACGGCGCATCGGCCGTGATAGTCACCCTCAACGACGACACGACGGCGATTTTCACGACGCTGATCGTCAGCGATCTGAACCCAGACGTCGACGTGATCGTGCGGGCGAACGAACCGGAGAGCGAGGGTAAACTCTACCGGGCAGGCGCGGCATACGTCCAGTCTCTGGCGACGGTCAGCGGTCGAATGCTGGCATCGACGATATTCGAGGACGAGTCGGTGTTGGCAGTGGACAAACAGATCGACGTCGTCAAGTTGCCCGTCGGACGGCTGGCGGGCCAAACGCTTGCCGAGGCCGACATCCGATCCGAGACCGGAAGCATCGTCCTCGTTGTCGTTCGCGACGGGGAGACGATCGCGGAGTTCGATCCCGCCACCTTCGAATTCGAACCGGACGACGAGGTCGTCATCGGGGGGACGGACGAGAGCGTCCACCGGTTTGAAACGATGTTCCTCAGGGAGGAGTGA
- a CDS encoding HalOD1 output domain-containing protein: MNNTRSTLSKPSLRILEDITDTEDISPADLEQSLNDIVDPTALNQLFEPTATDDSARAGAFRSRV, from the coding sequence ATGAACAACACCAGGTCCACGCTCTCGAAGCCGAGCCTACGCATCCTCGAGGATATCACTGACACAGAAGACATCTCCCCGGCTGATCTCGAGCAGTCGCTCAACGACATCGTGGACCCCACTGCGCTGAATCAGTTGTTCGAACCGACCGCTACTGACGACTCTGCCCGAGCGGGTGCGTTTCGTTCACGTGTCTAG
- a CDS encoding DsrE/DsrF/DrsH-like family protein, whose translation MSTDNQTTSVDDTDPETDAAELQALRERVEELEASIAAGDTSDDQKKMTIVATQGSFDMAYPPLILASTAAAFGWDVVVFHTFWGLDILHEEKSKDLKLSAVGNPNMPVPNAIAALPGMDTMATKMMQKKIDDNGTATIEELIDLSLESGVDLQACQMTIELMDYDKDDFHDGVTTGVGAATALQHMAESDIQLLV comes from the coding sequence ATGAGCACGGACAACCAAACGACGTCAGTCGACGACACCGATCCCGAGACCGACGCCGCCGAGCTGCAGGCGCTGCGCGAGCGCGTCGAGGAACTTGAAGCGTCGATCGCAGCGGGAGACACGAGCGACGATCAGAAGAAGATGACCATCGTCGCGACGCAGGGCAGCTTCGACATGGCGTACCCGCCGTTGATCCTCGCGAGCACGGCGGCCGCCTTCGGCTGGGATGTCGTCGTCTTCCACACGTTCTGGGGACTCGACATCCTCCACGAGGAAAAGTCGAAGGACCTCAAGCTGAGCGCCGTCGGCAACCCAAACATGCCGGTCCCGAACGCCATCGCTGCACTCCCCGGCATGGACACGATGGCCACGAAGATGATGCAGAAGAAAATCGACGACAACGGGACTGCCACCATCGAGGAGTTGATCGACCTCTCGCTCGAGAGCGGCGTCGACCTGCAGGCGTGCCAGATGACGATCGAGTTGATGGACTACGACAAGGACGACTTCCACGACGGTGTCACCACCGGCGTCGGAGCGGCCACCGCGCTACAACACATGGCCGAATCCGACATTCAGCTTCTGGTCTAG
- a CDS encoding sulfurtransferase TusA family protein — translation MSSEYQTTETLDVKGQSCPMPIVKTKQAIDDLEAGDVLEVVATDSGSMSDIQGWAEGTNGVELLEQVEDGDLYTHYVKKTK, via the coding sequence ATGAGTTCAGAATACCAGACCACGGAGACGCTGGACGTGAAAGGACAGTCTTGCCCGATGCCCATCGTGAAGACCAAGCAAGCGATCGACGATCTCGAGGCCGGCGATGTTCTCGAGGTCGTCGCGACGGACTCGGGCAGCATGAGCGATATCCAAGGGTGGGCCGAAGGCACCAATGGTGTCGAACTCCTCGAGCAGGTCGAGGACGGCGATCTCTACACCCACTACGTGAAGAAGACGAAATAA
- a CDS encoding MBL fold metallo-hydrolase — translation MDDMDLPMPDVEIESVSPDELKDRIDAGEDVTLLDTRMESEYDEWKIDGETVESINIPYFEFLDDEVDDDVLAQIPDDREITTLCAKGSSSEYVAATLKERGYDVDHLEDGMNGWARIYERVEVERYDGSGTLYQYQRPSSGCLGYLIVDGGEAAVIDPLRAFTARYLEDTAELGSASPASQARQDADEVGADLQYAIDTHVHADHISGVRALDNEGVDGVIPEAAVDRGVTYADEMTLAADGDEFEVGDATIETVYTPGHTSGMTSYLIDGELLATGDGLFVESVARPDLEEGDEGAEDAARQLYETLQERVLTLPNDTLIGGAHFSDAAEPANDGTYTAPIGQLKEEMDALTMDEDEFVELILSDMPPRPANYEDIIPTNLGQQAADDEEAFELELGPNNCAASQESLAGD, via the coding sequence ATGGACGACATGGATCTTCCAATGCCGGACGTCGAGATCGAATCAGTCAGCCCAGACGAGCTGAAGGACCGAATCGACGCGGGCGAGGACGTCACGCTCCTCGATACCCGCATGGAATCGGAGTACGACGAGTGGAAAATCGACGGTGAGACTGTCGAATCAATCAACATCCCGTACTTCGAGTTCCTGGACGACGAAGTTGACGACGACGTTCTTGCACAGATTCCCGACGACCGCGAAATTACAACCCTCTGTGCGAAGGGCAGCTCCAGCGAATACGTCGCCGCGACGCTGAAAGAGCGGGGCTACGACGTCGATCACCTCGAGGACGGGATGAACGGCTGGGCGCGTATCTATGAGCGCGTCGAAGTCGAGCGCTACGACGGGAGCGGGACGCTCTACCAGTACCAGCGTCCCTCGAGTGGCTGTCTCGGCTACCTCATCGTCGACGGCGGCGAGGCGGCCGTGATCGACCCGCTGCGCGCGTTCACCGCTAGATACCTCGAGGACACCGCGGAACTGGGTTCCGCGAGCCCTGCCTCGCAAGCTCGGCAGGACGCCGACGAGGTCGGTGCAGACCTCCAGTACGCAATTGACACGCACGTCCACGCGGATCACATCTCGGGGGTTCGTGCGCTCGACAACGAGGGCGTCGACGGCGTCATCCCCGAGGCGGCGGTCGACCGCGGCGTCACTTACGCCGACGAGATGACTCTCGCAGCGGATGGCGACGAGTTCGAAGTCGGTGACGCCACCATTGAGACCGTCTACACGCCCGGTCACACCTCCGGGATGACCTCGTACCTGATCGACGGCGAACTGCTGGCAACGGGTGACGGGCTGTTCGTCGAGAGCGTCGCCCGCCCCGACTTAGAGGAGGGCGACGAGGGCGCGGAAGACGCCGCGCGACAGCTCTACGAGACGCTGCAGGAGCGCGTGCTAACCCTGCCCAACGACACGCTCATCGGCGGCGCTCACTTCAGCGACGCCGCCGAGCCCGCCAACGACGGCACCTACACGGCACCGATCGGCCAGCTCAAGGAAGAGATGGATGCCCTGACGATGGACGAAGACGAGTTCGTCGAGCTGATCCTCTCGGACATGCCGCCCCGTCCGGCCAACTACGAGGACATCATTCCCACGAACCTCGGGCAGCAGGCGGCCGACGACGAGGAAGCGTTCGAACTCGAGCTCGGCCCGAACAACTGCGCGGCCAGCCAGGAATCGCTGGCGGGTGACTAA
- a CDS encoding universal stress protein — translation MTDSETNATFDHLLFPTDGSQGAAVALDHVLDIATEHGSTVHVLNALETALYSPFQIGGDALKQEGKRIVKDTADRAGERGVETVTEVRKGKPYREIIDYAAAHEIDLTVMPTHGRQGLERFLLGSTTERVVRRADNPVLTIRPGAEISFTYPYRRVLTPSDGSECARDALEMSVDIVNITGAALHLLTVVDVVSVGVDVRSDIKTAMLEAAAEEILNDASSVAKTNGIEPAAETVAYESSVHEAIHSYIKEQDIDLVVVGTHGRTGFDRYVLGSVTEHLVRTAPAPVLTVRESTARRS, via the coding sequence ATGACCGATTCCGAGACGAACGCGACGTTCGATCACCTCCTCTTTCCCACCGACGGCAGTCAGGGGGCAGCCGTCGCGCTCGATCACGTCCTCGATATTGCCACCGAACACGGGTCGACGGTTCACGTCCTCAACGCGCTGGAGACGGCACTGTATAGCCCGTTTCAGATAGGCGGCGACGCCCTCAAGCAGGAGGGCAAGCGAATCGTGAAGGACACCGCCGACCGCGCGGGGGAACGCGGGGTCGAGACGGTCACCGAGGTCCGAAAAGGGAAGCCGTATCGGGAGATTATCGACTACGCAGCGGCGCACGAGATTGATCTCACCGTCATGCCGACCCACGGACGCCAGGGACTCGAGCGGTTCCTGCTGGGCAGTACCACCGAGCGAGTCGTTAGACGCGCTGACAACCCCGTGCTGACTATTCGGCCGGGCGCTGAGATCTCGTTCACGTATCCGTACCGACGCGTGCTGACCCCGAGCGACGGAAGTGAGTGTGCCAGAGACGCGCTCGAAATGAGCGTCGACATCGTTAACATAACTGGCGCGGCGCTTCACCTCCTCACGGTCGTCGACGTCGTCAGCGTCGGCGTCGACGTCCGCTCTGACATCAAGACGGCGATGCTCGAGGCGGCCGCGGAGGAGATCCTCAACGACGCGTCGTCGGTCGCGAAGACCAACGGCATCGAACCGGCTGCCGAAACGGTCGCGTACGAGTCGTCGGTCCACGAGGCGATCCACTCATATATCAAGGAGCAGGACATCGACCTTGTCGTCGTCGGGACCCACGGACGGACGGGCTTCGATCGGTACGTACTGGGAAGCGTCACCGAGCACCTCGTTCGAACGGCTCCGGC
- a CDS encoding helix-turn-helix domain-containing protein has protein sequence MPNSMSEQLQQDMECEGLLECIHGLKQLDKDCFRVMVESEEALTIDEVAERVDRERSTAYRSIQRLLQSGFIQKEQINYDQGGYYHVYYPTDPTQIANDMQRKLNDWYAKMGQLIQEFEDKYEHVEADTEIPPRANHPTADTHSHSYSHSPRTALEVVLLTESPDERR, from the coding sequence ATGCCTAATTCGATGTCGGAACAACTGCAGCAGGATATGGAATGCGAAGGACTACTCGAGTGTATCCATGGGCTCAAGCAACTCGACAAGGACTGTTTCCGCGTGATGGTCGAGAGCGAGGAAGCGCTGACGATCGATGAGGTCGCCGAGCGGGTCGACCGCGAGCGCTCGACCGCGTACCGATCGATTCAGCGACTGCTCCAGAGCGGCTTCATCCAGAAAGAGCAAATCAACTACGATCAGGGCGGCTACTATCACGTCTACTACCCGACGGACCCGACCCAGATCGCGAACGATATGCAGCGAAAGCTGAACGACTGGTACGCGAAGATGGGACAACTCATCCAGGAGTTCGAGGACAAGTACGAACACGTCGAGGCCGACACCGAGATCCCCCCCAGAGCTAATCATCCAACAGCCGATACTCACTCTCACTCTTACTCTCACTCTCCTCGAACCGCTCTCGAGGTCGTCTTGCTGACAGAGTCTCCTGACGAGCGTCGGTGA
- a CDS encoding YeeE/YedE family protein, whose amino-acid sequence MLAELVALGQVVPAEPFPNGISRYAIGGLLVGLGAVVIYLGTGIAAGASTFLESTLSYVSDQSRFKQYRASRDWRVVFTLGIILGGAVYAVVWQGGAWTTDVQPWRLLLGGVLVGIGTRIGKGCTSGHGVCGVGSASRTSIVGVITFLTVAIVTAQFVQTMGVSP is encoded by the coding sequence ATGCTCGCCGAACTCGTCGCCTTGGGCCAGGTAGTGCCCGCCGAGCCGTTTCCAAACGGAATCTCCCGGTACGCTATCGGTGGACTGCTCGTCGGCCTCGGCGCGGTCGTCATCTACCTTGGGACGGGAATCGCCGCGGGCGCGAGCACGTTCCTCGAGTCGACGCTGTCGTACGTCTCGGATCAGTCGCGGTTCAAGCAGTACCGTGCCTCCCGGGACTGGCGCGTCGTGTTCACGCTGGGAATCATCCTGGGAGGGGCGGTCTACGCCGTCGTCTGGCAAGGCGGAGCGTGGACGACGGACGTCCAGCCCTGGCGACTGCTGCTCGGCGGCGTCCTCGTCGGGATCGGGACGCGCATCGGGAAGGGCTGTACGTCGGGCCACGGCGTCTGCGGCGTCGGCTCGGCCTCCCGGACGTCGATCGTCGGCGTGATCACGTTCCTGACGGTCGCGATCGTGACTGCCCAGTTCGTGCAGACCATGGGGGTGAGTCCGTAA
- a CDS encoding thioredoxin family protein: protein MSDTGDGERQRIREQKKRELRERLENGSVSDTSDVGGQASSPDEPIDIEGSDHFDEVINDHDVVLVDCYADWCGPCQILEPTIETLAAETDAAVATVDVDRHQRLAQQLGARGVPTLVLYADGEPVERMVGAQDCATLERLVEQYA, encoded by the coding sequence ATGAGCGACACTGGCGACGGCGAACGGCAACGGATCCGCGAGCAGAAAAAACGGGAATTGCGCGAACGCCTCGAGAACGGATCCGTCTCGGACACATCCGACGTCGGTGGACAGGCTAGCAGTCCGGACGAGCCAATCGATATCGAAGGGAGTGACCACTTCGACGAGGTCATCAACGACCACGACGTCGTCCTCGTCGACTGTTATGCCGACTGGTGCGGCCCCTGTCAGATTCTCGAGCCGACGATTGAGACCCTCGCTGCGGAAACAGACGCTGCGGTAGCGACGGTCGACGTCGACCGCCACCAGCGACTCGCCCAACAGCTGGGCGCTCGTGGCGTCCCGACACTCGTCCTCTATGCCGACGGCGAACCAGTCGAGCGGATGGTCGGTGCCCAAGACTGCGCAACTCTCGAGAGGCTTGTCGAGCAATACGCGTAA
- a CDS encoding IS6 family transposase — protein sequence MAAQELFTVSLEPNPLACWDDESTASALRALAVRLHSTGISLRETAAALEQFGVIRSHQAVWQWVHRTAETVPDPPTAEPSRVAVDETAVKIGTEQHWLYAAIDVETKLLLGAVVLERRGTDPAAEFLGQLAEKHDFSETTFLVDGMGYLTALARCDLRGHLDYVDRNLIEKWFQTLAMRIDRFHQTWMGGRASAARWLAAFVYYYNFQRPNQALNNRTPVEEVQNR from the coding sequence ATGGCCGCTCAAGAACTGTTTACCGTCTCTCTGGAGCCGAATCCGCTTGCGTGTTGGGACGACGAGAGCACCGCGAGCGCTCTGAGGGCGCTCGCGGTGCGGCTTCACTCGACGGGAATTTCGCTTCGTGAAACAGCCGCCGCGCTGGAGCAGTTCGGCGTGATCCGGTCACATCAGGCGGTGTGGCAGTGGGTTCACCGCACTGCGGAAACCGTCCCAGACCCGCCGACGGCAGAGCCGTCGCGGGTCGCGGTCGATGAAACCGCAGTGAAAATCGGCACCGAGCAGCACTGGCTGTACGCCGCAATCGACGTCGAGACGAAGCTACTGCTCGGTGCGGTCGTCTTAGAACGGCGAGGAACGGACCCAGCCGCCGAGTTTCTCGGCCAGCTGGCCGAGAAACACGACTTCTCGGAGACGACGTTTCTCGTGGACGGGATGGGCTATTTGACCGCGCTCGCGCGGTGCGATCTACGCGGTCACCTCGACTACGTCGACCGGAACTTGATCGAAAAGTGGTTCCAGACGCTTGCGATGCGGATCGACCGATTTCACCAGACGTGGATGGGCGGCAGAGCCAGCGCTGCGCGCTGGCTCGCCGCCTTCGTCTACTACTATAATTTCCAGCGACCAAACCAGGCGCTCAACAACCGCACGCCTGTTGAGGAGGTGCAGAATCGTTGA
- a CDS encoding SHOCT domain-containing protein — protein sequence MATDDSLVRTLLIVIAAILLLPVLMMALAIPMMGVWGGGHMWNGGMWDGTGAAWMWLLMSIIPLLVILGLGYLLYSAVRQSSVQRTDPALEELRAAYARGDLTDEEFEERRERLRREE from the coding sequence ATGGCAACCGACGATTCTCTGGTTCGGACGCTGTTGATCGTTATCGCCGCGATCCTGCTCCTACCGGTTCTCATGATGGCGCTCGCGATTCCCATGATGGGCGTCTGGGGCGGGGGTCACATGTGGAACGGTGGGATGTGGGATGGCACCGGGGCCGCGTGGATGTGGCTCCTCATGTCGATTATTCCGTTACTGGTGATTCTTGGCCTCGGATATCTCCTGTACAGCGCGGTTCGCCAGTCCAGCGTGCAACGGACAGACCCCGCGCTCGAAGAACTGAGAGCTGCCTATGCCCGTGGTGACCTTACGGACGAGGAGTTCGAGGAGCGCCGTGAACGTTTGCGACGAGAGGAGTAG